The Fusarium musae strain F31 chromosome 10, whole genome shotgun sequence DNA window CTTTTGAGTCCACTCTGACATCGTTGTTGGAACCTGGTGCTACCAACTCTGCATCGAAATTGAAACAACAAGGGCAATGCTCGTGAGACATAACTAGAGGGCTCTGGTGGTTTTCCATGAGATCCGCGATAAATCAAGAATAATCAAGATGACGATTCGTCTCACCGATTCTCCACATGAACTACGAACATCTATCTTTTAGCACGTGATACACACCAAGCAGAATGATACTCTTACTCAGCTAACGATGCAAAGAGTGAAACTTCTAATCTAGAAAAGCAATATCTACGCCGCTCATGACTCCCTTTTTTTGTTGATAATTATCGCTGAATACAAAACAACTCCATGTCTAGCAGTCAGGAACACTGACTGGAATATTAATGTGAACGCTCGTAGCCAATCCACTCAAACTCGTTTCCTTGAATTCGTTCCTCATTCCCTTGGCCGTCAGCCGCATCGCCCGGATAGCGTCATCCAGCCTCACGCGCTGCGTGCCTGTTTCACTACTGAGCGCCAGGTTGGCGCTAGAGATGGCCTTTGTCGCGCCCAGCGCGTTTCTCTCGATGCAGGGAGCTTGGACGAGTCCGCCGATGGGATCACATGTCAGTCCCAGGTTGTGTTCGATACCGATTTCTGCAGCTTGTTCGATTGTTTCAGGGCTGGCTCCCATGCAGGCTGCGAAAGCACCAGCGGCCATGGAGCAGGCAACGCCGACCTCCGCCATGCATCCTCCTTCGGCGGCTGAGATGGTGGCACCTCGCTTGTAAAGCATACCAATTGCGGCAGCAGTGAGAAGGAACGTGGGGATATCTCGCTCAGGGTCGTCGCTGATGAACTCTGTGGTGTACTTGAGCACAGCTGGGATAATGCCTGCGGCACCGTTGGTAGGAGCGGTGACGATTCGACCGCCGCCAGCGTTGGTTTCATTGACGGCAATAGCATAGACAGACAGGTAGTCCATGGTGGGGAATGTTGTCCGGCGAGAAGGAGCTGGAGCGATAGGGTGATCCAGAGAACCGTGAATCCGTGGCGGACCGCGCTTCCGAAGGCCGccagtcttgagcttctccggAACCAACGGAGATGAAGCTGCAGAGAGAGCTTTCGGTGATGAGCTGGCGCCATCCTCGTTGAGGTTGGGATCAGGCGAAGAGAACTTGTGCTCGAGCTGAGCAGCTGAAGTATCAGCAGTCGACGAAGGATATAACCCTCGAGTCAATCGGCGGTAGAGCGCCGGCGCTCGTCGATGCAGCTTGAGGGATCCAGGAAGCTTGGAGCCTGTTGGCGCCTGGACACTTTCCAGGATACTGGCATCCATGACTCCCCagatcttgaagatctttCGATAAATGTCCTCATCCGTATATCCTAGActcttctcattctcatacACCAATTGCGCGATAGTGAGATTGTGTTTGCGGCAGAGTGAAAGCAGACTAGCGGCATCTCGGAATGGGTACCGCGGATGCGGCGATGAGCTGGTATCTTTGGTCTCGGACTTGACATCGGTGGAGAGGCCGGTTGGCTCAGGCGAGTCTCCGAGGAGAGCTGTCGGGCCTTCGTTGGCTTCTTCGAGGGCCTTGACTTCGGTGCCAGTTCGTCGATCTCCCGCGGCATCTGAGCGCCTGATTTCCTTGTAGTACATGTTTTCGGCCAAATCAGCCGGGTGAGCTGCCGTGTCCGAATCTCCGGCTTCCAGTTGAGCAGGGGCGTTTGGGGAAAGGGTTTCTTGGGGTGCGATACTAAGAGCACCGTTGACAACGAAACCGCCGCCTACACTGAACATGTCGTTGGTAGCTAGGACGTAGCCTTCCTTGTCGTAGACAGTGAAGCGCATGCCGTTGCTGTGCTGGGGAAGCTTGCGACCCCATTCCCAGATGAATTCCTTCTCGTAGTCGAAATCAATCTCCTTGCCTTTGGAGCCATCTGCGGCCAGCCCACGTGCTAGGAAAATCTTCTTGCTGGACTTGATCTCTTCGAAGCGGCTGGGCACGTAGCCTGTGTCGACTGTTTCGACATCGGCGCCTTCGAGACCAAGGAGTAAAGCTGAAGGAGTCATATGACCTTCGCCCGTGAGAGCAAGACTACCATAGATGGCGACGCGGATTTTGTTGACTTTTTGGAGCAAATTGGCATCGATCAAATCGTTGACAAAAATGTTACCAGCACGCATGGGCCCAACAGTATGAGAAGATGAGGGGCCAATGCCGATAGAAAACAAATCGAAAGTGGAAATGACAGCATGTTCGTGATCCGCTTCGCTGTAAGATCCCGCATCTTCATCCTGCTCGTCCTGAGTTCTTCGTGGCCGTGTTGTGCTGAAAAGTCGGCATGGCTGGCGTCCCAACAAAGCTGCTGATGGCGGTGTCGAGCGAGCGATAGGCCCCCTTACAACGGAAGCAATAGCAAGGGACCGGGGAGATAGACATTGTCTCGACGCCCGAAGCAGCGAAAGCTGCCTTATCCCTGCGCGACTCATTGCAGGTTCTGAAGATGTGAGAAAAtgtctctttcttcttgcaAAGTGTCTCCCTTTTTTGTGTTGGGTGTATTATTATATCGTAACCCAAGAAACGTGGACCGCGCATTGCCAACAAGGTTATCCTCATTGGCCACGTCGCGTCGAGATGCTTATCTAGGAGCGGAATATCTTGTGTCCAGCGAATCACAATTAGCCGCGCTTATCTCCGGACTCGCTGCCGGCGGTGGGTCGGATGATACACCGGCAACCGGTCACGTGTCGGATATACATACCAATCATCTGCTACCCCAGACCGATGTCTTCCGGTCTGCTTCACCGAAGTCACACGCCTTCCAAAAACATCCGGGGTATTATTATCTAGTTGCATCAAAACACCATTGACATTACGTTATTTGTCGATATTGGGGATAGTTTGCACTCAAATTGGTGGATTGCGGGGTACAGAGTCATGGAAATTTTAGTCACAGCGTAGGGTACCTACCCTACTTCAAGTCACAGAACGAACAGGAGAAATAAAAGATTGCAAGGCCGTAAGGTTGTAATAGTTCCAAAACTGGAATGGAGTATCATTGAAGTTTTCATCAAGGTTCTCAGGGTGGAGGAGTCATCAAAGCCATAGACCATAGGTATCACATGCTGTTTGGCATACACCCAAAACTCAGTCTGCGCGGACAAATAGCCGCGCTACGCAAAAGGTTACATCGTTGAACGTTGCTAAGAGATCTTATTGAGTGAAATACATATATACGGAGTAGGCAGATGACCAAAACTACGTTTTCCTAGCAAAGTCAAAGATTTGCCGCCGGTCAACAGTTTTTGTACAGCCATGACAATAATACCTTGCCCTGAAAGCCATGACTAGGATTCAAAATTGTCATGCTCATCTTGAGAACATGACCAGTTACTGTCCTAGGAGCTAGTTGTACATATCGTCCAATAGTATTGGCTCGATAACATGTGTAAAAACTTTCACTGCTGGGTTCTGGTCGAGGGTACGCTCCCCGTACAATTAACATAGTTGTAAAGCAATGGGGATGACTTCCGCCTATgaggttaagctttaggaTGCGAACACAGGCGATGAATGAGAACACGATAGTATAGTTGTAAATATAACAGCACTATGGCCTGATTGCAAAGAGGGAAATATCGTAGAGTCAAACGATTTGTAGGGACAACATGTTTACCAAACAAGCGCCAAACATCTCATGTTTGAAAATAatttgagttttctttctgtgACAAATGGTCTCAATGATTTGATAAACAACATGTCAACAACATGAAATGTTTTCCTTCGCTTTCCAGCTGAGAGCTTCAGCGTCAGTGGGGAACTATAGGACGACGTCTCGTTGTTGTTTGCGCTGTTTGCTCATGGCAACAAGGCTGAAAGCTCACGTGGCTGATTTAATGATATTTCGAGTggcttaagctatagctttgGATTCCTGTCAACATAGTACTATCTACCAGCCCAACTCTTTGTGCCTCTGTATGAGACTGACCTGTCGATAAGGCGCATTAAAAGTCAGGTCGTTTGTGAGTCCAGCTTTTTCGAGGGGGTTCTGATTTGCTGGCTTGTTATGTCTCAGAGAGATGCTGTAGACCTAAACCGAAAATCAATTGAGTTCATATACTTGAACTTACGACTAGGAGCGGTCACTATCATATATACGCCTGTTCACCAGGTATAACTGCCGAAGAAAACCTAATGAAACTCGCTATGACGGTAAAAAAGACAAATGCTACTGCTCTATGAATCATTTGACAGGCTCATGTTATACTCCAACTCCCACTCAGCCTTGGGATCTCCTTTTCGTGGCACAAACTTCACTGTTAGGCCATCCTTGACAGCGAAAACACTATCGTTCTCGAGATATCCTGAGTCAGAATCAAAGATCTGAGTAACAACAGACTTGTGACCCTCAGCAATGACCTGCAACATGTTAGATTGGATCCTTGACTGCTCCCGGAGCTTTTAGCTGAACATACCATGAAGTGCAGATGGGCAGGGCGGAAAGGGTGGCGGTCGAGGAGGTGGAGAAGCTGACCAGCAGGGCCATCATCAGGAACCTTGAGAAAGTGTTAGATTGTAGATCTTTGGCATGTTGACAGGACAAGAGTGCTTACGGGATAAGGAGTAGGTCGTAGGCAGTAGAAGGAGTATCGACCCTGGTCGTCGGTGATAAACTTGCCACGGAGGTTGTGCTCAACCTGCTTCTCGTCCTGCTGCTCGTAAAGGCCTATAGATAATTAGACTCTGCAAGAAGGAATTTCGAAGATATGGTCTTACCGT harbors:
- a CDS encoding hypothetical protein (EggNog:ENOG41); the encoded protein is MSRAGIRQLSLLRASRQCLSPRSLAIASVVRGPIARSTPPSAALLGRQPCRLFSTTRPRRTQDEQDEDAGSYSEADHEHAVISTFDLFSIGIGPSSSHTVGPMRAGNIFVNDLIDANLLQKVNKIRVAIYGSLALTGEGHMTPSALLLGLEGADVETVDTGYVPSRFEEIKSSKKIFLARGLAADGSKGKEIDFDYEKEFIWEWGRKLPQHSNGMRFTVYDKEGYVLATNDMFSVGGGFVVNGALSIAPQETLSPNAPAQLEAGDSDTAAHPADLAENMYYKEIRRSDAAGDRRTGTEVKALEEANEGPTALLGDSPEPTGLSTDVKSETKDTSSSPHPRYPFRDAASLLSLCRKHNLTIAQLVYENEKSLGYTDEDIYRKIFKIWGVMDASILESVQAPTGSKLPGSLKLHRRAPALYRRLTRGLYPSSTADTSAAQLEHKFSSPDPNLNEDGASSSPKALSAASSPLVPEKLKTGGLRKRGPPRIHGSLDHPIAPAPSRRTTFPTMDYLSVYAIAVNETNAGGGRIVTAPTNGAAGIIPAVLKYTTEFISDDPERDIPTFLLTAAAIGMLYKRGATISAAEGGCMAEVGVACSMAAGAFAACMGASPETIEQAAEIGIEHNLGLTCDPIGGLVQAPCIERNALGATKAISSANLALSSETGTQRVRLDDAIRAMRLTAKGMRNEFKETSLSGLATSVHINIPVSVPDC